A genome region from Paenibacillus sp. J23TS9 includes the following:
- a CDS encoding radical SAM protein, protein MSKKVYESSTTKQTMNRVKADSMPFDWSINPYRGCAHGCSFCYARAFQAFIGREADDEFQNRIMLKTNAAEALESQLSRMAKRFDYDIGQLRDHIGLVTLGTATDPYQPIEIKSKITRSCLEVLAKYRIRTTITTRSPLILRDLDLLTQMDITSVNISLNTLEPAIIRMMEPGAPLPYKRLQAMQKLSDSGVRTGLFIAPILPFLTDSRESLRELMTAAKEHHASFTMTSFLRLTPDVKAWFLHSLGQHHPQLVPKYKSLFRGAYPDNGYADRVKALAREIKHELRLSGEVPENSIGGCKSGAIDDALTPFKPSMTLPTPEVEQLSFPF, encoded by the coding sequence TTGTCCAAGAAAGTATATGAATCTTCTACCACCAAACAAACGATGAACCGGGTAAAGGCAGACAGCATGCCTTTTGACTGGTCCATAAACCCATACCGCGGCTGTGCCCATGGCTGCAGCTTTTGTTATGCCAGAGCCTTTCAAGCATTCATTGGCCGGGAAGCAGATGATGAGTTTCAAAACCGCATTATGCTGAAGACCAACGCGGCCGAAGCGCTGGAATCCCAGCTTTCACGCATGGCCAAGCGTTTTGACTATGATATTGGCCAGTTGCGGGATCATATTGGTCTGGTGACCCTGGGGACTGCCACGGATCCTTACCAGCCAATTGAGATCAAATCGAAGATTACCCGCAGCTGCCTGGAAGTTCTTGCAAAATACCGTATCCGCACCACGATCACGACACGTTCGCCACTGATTCTACGAGATCTGGATCTCCTCACCCAAATGGATATCACCTCGGTCAACATCAGCTTGAATACACTGGAGCCTGCGATCATCCGCATGATGGAGCCGGGAGCCCCGTTACCCTATAAAAGACTTCAAGCGATGCAAAAGCTGTCGGACAGCGGTGTGCGCACCGGGCTGTTTATCGCCCCAATCCTGCCATTCCTGACGGATTCCAGGGAAAGCTTGAGGGAACTTATGACTGCCGCTAAAGAACATCACGCCAGCTTTACCATGACGTCGTTTCTGCGCCTGACGCCTGATGTGAAAGCATGGTTTCTGCATTCTTTGGGACAGCATCATCCGCAGCTTGTGCCGAAATACAAGAGCTTATTTCGCGGTGCTTATCCCGATAACGGCTATGCAGATCGTGTCAAAGCACTTGCACGGGAAATAAAGCATGAGCTCCGATTAAGCGGCGAGGTGCCAGAAAACAGTATTGGCGGCTGCAAGTCAGGAGCCATTGACGATGCCCTAACCCCCTTCAAACCTTCGATGACGCTTCCCACCCCCGAGGTGGAGCAGCTCAGCTTTCCATTTTAG
- the phnC gene encoding phosphonate ABC transporter ATP-binding protein, with product MIEFDKVSKVYPNGTVGLRNINLTIKEGELVVIVGLSGAGKSTFLRSINRLTDISNGEIRVGGKSVTHASGSQLRHIRRDIGMIFQSFNLIKRSTVMRNVLSGRVGYHSTLRTMLGWFPKEDVELSLNALQRVNIREKAYIRADELSGGQQQRVSIARALAQEARVILADEPVASLDPLTTRQVMDDLKRINRDMNITTVINLHFIDLAREYATRIIGLRAGEVVFDGTPAEATDEAFAEIYGRPVLQDELLGGA from the coding sequence ATGATTGAATTCGATAAAGTATCCAAGGTCTATCCGAACGGAACGGTCGGACTACGCAACATTAATCTCACGATTAAGGAAGGGGAGCTTGTCGTCATCGTCGGTCTATCCGGTGCAGGGAAATCCACCTTTTTACGAAGCATCAACCGTTTAACCGATATTTCCAACGGAGAGATCAGAGTCGGCGGCAAATCCGTGACCCATGCCTCCGGCAGCCAGCTCCGCCATATCCGGCGTGATATCGGCATGATTTTCCAGAGCTTCAATCTGATTAAACGTTCGACCGTTATGCGCAATGTACTATCCGGCAGGGTCGGCTATCATTCCACGCTCCGCACCATGCTTGGCTGGTTTCCTAAAGAAGATGTGGAGCTGTCCCTGAATGCCCTGCAGCGTGTTAACATCCGGGAAAAAGCCTATATCCGCGCCGATGAGCTATCCGGTGGACAGCAGCAGCGTGTATCGATTGCCCGCGCGCTTGCGCAGGAAGCAAGGGTCATCCTCGCTGATGAGCCTGTCGCTTCTCTTGACCCGCTTACGACACGCCAGGTGATGGACGATTTGAAGCGGATCAACCGGGATATGAATATTACCACGGTAATCAATCTCCACTTTATCGATCTGGCACGTGAATATGCGACACGGATTATCGGCCTCCGCGCCGGAGAGGTGGTCTTCGACGGAACGCCTGCGGAAGCAACCGATGAAGCTTTTGCCGAAATCTACGGCCGTCCCGTGCTTCAGGATGAGCTGCTGGGAGGCGCATGA
- a CDS encoding sensor domain-containing diguanylate cyclase produces MKHFIKKGLTLRFTISLLVITAILLTMLTSITSAVQVNRSSLINNYLNKNESYAKKLASNTNELLITMQENIRAIAKISEREQVIDVQLFDDLFQENTQYFNSIVVADDNRIIRALSPRTIGISIGDTLTSEQSRMAVKTKKPFISEPYRATTGRLIILVSAPIIDKNGNYKGFVGGTIYLEEKNVLSNMLKEHFFGDGSYVYVVEKNGDLIFHPEKKRIGQSVVQNEVVRKVIQGKSGSQKVTNTEGNHFLAGYAYEQSSSWGIISQTPAEVIDKPLHNLVKRMLLVSLPFLLLILLLGWWIASRIAKPLNTLAQFSDEATLRPVPAENIPDIRSYYYEVRLLSQSVKIALQSMNQDLTHLRNEVKIDELTGLANRRAFDGMMAGWMESNIPFALILVDIDHFKLVNDTYGHIVGDDVLRYVARIMQLIFSEDDVCFRYGGEEFGILVKHCGLGRAKDLADKLREQLAMTKSPTGASITLSAGISAFPVQGRSAKQLVKKADDALYQSKKDGRNRTTISKIDV; encoded by the coding sequence TTGAAACATTTTATCAAAAAAGGTCTGACTCTCCGGTTTACCATCAGTCTGCTCGTCATCACGGCGATCTTGCTGACAATGCTGACGAGTATTACCTCCGCAGTGCAGGTTAACCGGTCATCCTTGATAAATAATTACTTGAACAAGAATGAATCATATGCAAAAAAACTGGCTTCCAATACGAATGAGCTCTTGATTACGATGCAGGAAAACATCCGGGCGATTGCCAAAATTTCTGAACGCGAGCAAGTCATTGATGTTCAATTATTCGATGATCTGTTTCAGGAAAATACCCAGTACTTTAATTCCATCGTGGTTGCTGATGACAACCGGATTATTCGCGCGCTTAGTCCGCGCACCATCGGAATTTCCATCGGAGACACGCTGACCTCTGAGCAGAGCAGAATGGCTGTGAAAACGAAAAAGCCTTTTATTTCGGAGCCTTATCGTGCAACCACAGGGCGCTTAATCATACTGGTTTCCGCTCCGATTATTGATAAAAACGGTAATTACAAAGGATTCGTGGGTGGAACGATCTATCTGGAAGAAAAGAACGTGCTGAGCAACATGCTGAAGGAGCATTTTTTCGGCGATGGCTCTTATGTTTATGTGGTGGAAAAGAACGGTGACCTGATATTTCATCCGGAAAAGAAGCGGATCGGACAATCTGTCGTTCAAAATGAAGTGGTACGGAAGGTTATACAGGGTAAGAGCGGATCACAGAAGGTGACGAATACCGAAGGAAATCACTTTCTCGCAGGATATGCCTATGAGCAGAGCAGCTCTTGGGGAATTATTTCCCAGACACCGGCAGAGGTAATTGATAAGCCTCTCCATAATCTTGTCAAAAGAATGCTCCTCGTATCGCTGCCCTTCCTGCTTCTGATCCTGCTGCTTGGCTGGTGGATTGCGAGCCGGATTGCGAAGCCTCTCAATACGTTAGCCCAGTTTTCGGATGAGGCAACGCTCCGACCCGTCCCGGCTGAGAACATACCAGATATCCGTTCCTATTATTATGAAGTAAGATTGCTCTCGCAAAGCGTCAAGATCGCCCTGCAGAGCATGAACCAGGATTTGACGCATCTGCGCAATGAGGTGAAAATTGACGAGCTGACCGGCCTTGCCAACCGCAGAGCCTTTGATGGCATGATGGCTGGATGGATGGAAAGCAATATACCTTTTGCCCTGATCCTGGTTGATATCGATCATTTCAAGCTCGTGAACGATACTTACGGCCATATCGTGGGCGATGATGTATTGCGTTATGTCGCCCGGATCATGCAGTTGATATTCTCTGAAGATGATGTATGTTTCCGCTATGGCGGGGAAGAATTCGGCATCCTGGTCAAACACTGCGGCCTTGGCAGAGCGAAGGATTTGGCGGATAAGTTGCGTGAACAGCTGGCCATGACCAAAAGCCCTACGGGCGCCTCGATTACGCTGTCAGCGGGAATTTCCGCATTTCCTGTGCAAGGACGCTCCGCGAAGCAGCTGGTCAAGAAGGCGGATGATGCATTATATCAATCCAAGAAGGATGGCCGGAACCGCACAACGATTAGTAAAATTGACGTGTAG
- the phnE gene encoding phosphonate ABC transporter, permease protein PhnE has protein sequence MKNTISAMTGKTSGSLLRSRIRFALIALFVIIVYYWSVQGMQFEGIQGTAGTVSKSILQGFLHPDWSFVYIAEGEDLLRGLLDTLVISILGTVVAAVVCIPFAFWASTNMSRQLAVSGSGKIVLSVIRVFPEIIVAILFIKAVGPGSFAGVLALGIHSVGMLGKLYSETIEAIDRGPQEALIASGANRLQVLRYAVLPQVIPQFLSYSLYRFEINIRSATTLGLVGAGGIGTPLIFALQVRNWNRVGIILLGIIVLIILTDLISGWVRRRII, from the coding sequence ATGAAAAATACGATTTCTGCCATGACCGGAAAAACATCCGGCTCCCTTCTCCGTTCACGCATACGCTTTGCACTCATTGCTCTATTTGTGATTATCGTCTACTATTGGTCGGTTCAAGGCATGCAATTCGAGGGTATTCAGGGGACTGCCGGGACGGTCTCCAAATCCATTTTACAGGGATTTTTGCATCCGGATTGGTCCTTCGTCTATATCGCGGAGGGTGAGGATTTGCTGCGGGGACTGCTCGATACACTGGTCATATCCATACTCGGGACGGTTGTTGCTGCTGTGGTCTGCATTCCGTTTGCCTTCTGGGCTTCTACCAATATGAGCCGGCAGCTTGCGGTATCGGGCAGCGGTAAAATTGTACTGAGCGTCATCCGCGTATTTCCGGAGATTATCGTTGCGATTTTGTTCATTAAAGCGGTAGGCCCCGGATCTTTCGCAGGCGTCCTTGCCCTTGGTATCCATTCGGTTGGCATGCTGGGCAAGCTTTATTCCGAGACCATTGAAGCCATTGACCGCGGTCCGCAGGAGGCGCTGATTGCCAGCGGTGCAAACCGGCTGCAGGTACTGCGTTATGCTGTGCTGCCGCAAGTGATACCGCAGTTTCTATCCTACTCGCTATACCGGTTCGAGATTAATATCCGTTCCGCGACAACGCTTGGCCTAGTAGGTGCTGGCGGTATCGGTACGCCGCTCATCTTTGCGCTTCAGGTCCGCAACTGGAACCGGGTTGGCATTATTTTGCTGGGGATTATCGTGCTCATCATTTTGACCGATCTGATTTCGGGTTGGGTGCGGAGACGGATTATTTAA
- the speD gene encoding adenosylmethionine decarboxylase, with translation MKIMPEQHVKLHGFNNLTKSLAFNMYDICFTRTKEEREAYLEYIDEQYNADRLTAILKNVSDIIGAHVLNIAKQDYVPQGASVTILVSEGPVVEVPKESYTESPGPLPDSVVMALDKSHITVHTYPEFHPDEGISTFRADIDVSTCGEISPLKALNYLIHSFDTDIMTIDYRVRGFTRDINGHKLFIDHDINSIQNYIPHKVKDSYDMIDVNVYQEHIFHTKCKLKEFDLDNYLFGYTKDKLSDEEQEEITERITQEMDEIYYGKNMS, from the coding sequence ATGAAAATAATGCCTGAACAGCATGTAAAGCTGCATGGGTTCAATAATCTTACCAAATCCTTGGCCTTTAATATGTACGATATATGCTTTACCCGAACCAAGGAGGAACGTGAAGCTTACCTTGAATATATTGATGAACAATATAATGCGGACCGTCTCACGGCTATTCTGAAAAATGTATCGGACATCATTGGCGCACATGTACTGAATATAGCCAAGCAGGATTACGTGCCGCAAGGCGCGAGTGTCACGATACTCGTCTCCGAAGGACCTGTGGTCGAAGTGCCTAAGGAATCCTATACGGAATCGCCGGGGCCCCTTCCGGACTCGGTGGTGATGGCCCTTGATAAGAGTCATATTACCGTTCATACGTATCCCGAATTTCATCCCGATGAAGGAATCAGCACCTTCCGCGCGGATATCGATGTATCAACCTGTGGCGAAATCTCACCACTTAAGGCGCTTAACTACCTGATCCATTCCTTTGATACGGATATTATGACGATCGACTACCGGGTTCGCGGATTTACACGGGATATTAACGGTCACAAGCTGTTTATTGATCATGATATTAATTCGATTCAGAACTATATTCCGCACAAGGTGAAGGATTCTTACGATATGATTGACGTGAATGTGTATCAGGAGCATATTTTTCATACCAAGTGTAAACTCAAGGAATTTGATCTGGATAACTATCTCTTCGGATACACCAAGGACAAGCTGAGCGATGAGGAGCAGGAGGAAATCACCGAACGGATCACGCAGGAGATGGATGAAATCTATTATGGAAAAAACATGAGCTGA
- a CDS encoding phosphate/phosphite/phosphonate ABC transporter substrate-binding protein: MFKKVLTISMTLALAASLAACGSKNAGTSGGDTASGTAEAASSAYVPKELNVQFVPSQNADTLEAKTKPLEKLLGDKLGIPVHVTVSPDYNTIVEAMASKQVDVGFLPPNAYVLAHDKKKAADLLLQAQRYGVKDETGEDTTDKVDFYKAMIVVKKDSPIQSLKDLKGKKIGWQNVTSSAGYVFPAAELKKEGIDPDKDVQGVTLKGHDAAIMALLNGQVDAVAVFQDARNTVKKDVPDVFEKTRVLHYTAKIPNDTVSVRNDMDQSWRDKISQAFIDITNDTEGATIIKDIYTHVGYVAGDDKNFDPVREYAEAVGQEIK; encoded by the coding sequence ATGTTTAAAAAAGTACTCACGATCAGTATGACCTTAGCGCTCGCAGCCAGTCTTGCAGCTTGCGGATCCAAGAATGCCGGCACGAGCGGCGGGGACACAGCATCCGGAACCGCAGAAGCAGCATCTTCGGCATATGTGCCGAAAGAGCTTAATGTACAGTTTGTACCTTCCCAGAATGCGGATACGCTCGAAGCCAAAACCAAGCCGCTTGAAAAGCTGCTCGGAGACAAGCTTGGCATTCCGGTTCATGTGACCGTATCGCCGGACTATAACACGATCGTTGAAGCCATGGCTTCCAAACAGGTTGATGTTGGCTTCCTGCCGCCAAATGCTTATGTACTGGCTCATGATAAGAAAAAAGCAGCCGACTTGCTTCTTCAGGCACAGCGCTATGGCGTGAAGGATGAAACCGGCGAAGATACAACGGACAAGGTCGATTTCTACAAAGCGATGATCGTGGTGAAAAAAGACTCTCCGATTCAAAGCCTGAAGGATCTGAAGGGCAAAAAAATCGGCTGGCAGAACGTGACTTCCTCAGCTGGCTATGTTTTCCCGGCTGCTGAGCTGAAAAAAGAAGGTATTGATCCGGACAAGGACGTACAAGGCGTAACGCTCAAGGGACATGATGCCGCCATTATGGCACTGTTGAACGGTCAAGTAGATGCTGTCGCCGTTTTCCAAGATGCCCGTAATACCGTTAAAAAAGACGTTCCAGACGTATTTGAAAAGACCCGTGTTCTTCACTATACCGCTAAAATCCCGAATGACACCGTCAGTGTACGCAATGATATGGACCAAAGCTGGAGAGACAAGATCAGCCAAGCTTTCATCGATATCACCAATGATACTGAAGGCGCGACAATCATCAAAGACATTTACACGCATGTAGGTTATGTTGCCGGTGACGACAAAAATTTCGATCCGGTTCGTGAATATGCGGAAGCTGTAGGCCAAGAAATCAAGTAA
- the hflX gene encoding GTPase HflX yields the protein MEQLEQRAVLVGVNLNHQQDFDYSMEELGNLADACGVEVVGQLTQNMERVNKSHYIGTGKVDELSGLYKGLEANLIIFNDELSPSQLRNLESDLDCKVIDRTILILDIFEKRAKTREAQLQVEVAQLQYMLPRLIGLRESLGRQSGGVGTKNKGAGETRLELDRRRIEEKITALNKELESLVFQRQTQRKQRKKNALPVVSLVGYTNAGKSTIMNAMIEKFGAAGGSGEKTVFEKDMLFATLETSVRNIQLEDNKSFLLTDTVGFVSKLPHHLVKAFRSTLEEVAEADLLIHVVDYANEKYGQLIQITENTLKDIGVTDIPTVFAYNKCDLAGHMIPEVQENSIYLAAKPRIGIDELVSLIRGFIFRDYVHCEMMIPYDQGQVVSYLNEHADIRATEYENEGTRLTLECRQMDYEKYREFVIE from the coding sequence TTGGAACAATTGGAACAGCGCGCCGTATTGGTCGGCGTGAACCTGAATCATCAGCAGGACTTTGATTACTCGATGGAGGAGCTTGGCAACCTGGCGGACGCCTGCGGGGTTGAAGTAGTAGGGCAGCTCACACAGAATATGGAGCGGGTCAACAAATCCCATTACATCGGCACAGGAAAAGTAGATGAACTCTCCGGCTTGTACAAAGGGCTTGAGGCCAATCTGATCATTTTTAATGATGAACTGTCTCCATCACAGCTGCGTAATCTGGAATCCGATCTGGATTGCAAGGTCATCGACCGGACGATTCTTATTCTGGACATATTTGAAAAACGGGCGAAGACCCGCGAAGCCCAGCTTCAGGTTGAAGTGGCCCAACTGCAGTATATGCTGCCGCGTCTAATCGGGCTGCGCGAGTCGCTGGGACGCCAAAGCGGCGGTGTGGGCACGAAAAACAAGGGTGCCGGTGAAACACGGCTGGAGCTGGATCGCCGCCGGATTGAGGAGAAGATTACAGCCTTGAACAAGGAGCTGGAATCACTCGTGTTTCAGCGTCAGACGCAGCGCAAGCAGCGTAAAAAGAACGCGCTGCCGGTTGTGTCTCTGGTCGGATATACCAACGCCGGCAAATCGACGATTATGAATGCCATGATCGAGAAGTTTGGAGCAGCAGGAGGAAGCGGCGAGAAAACAGTATTTGAGAAGGATATGCTGTTTGCCACGCTGGAAACCTCTGTTCGGAACATTCAGCTTGAGGACAATAAGAGCTTCCTCCTAACCGATACCGTTGGCTTTGTCAGCAAGCTCCCGCATCATCTGGTTAAGGCTTTTCGTTCGACATTGGAAGAGGTCGCCGAGGCGGATTTACTCATTCATGTCGTGGATTATGCCAATGAGAAATACGGTCAGCTGATCCAAATCACGGAGAATACGCTCAAAGATATTGGAGTGACAGATATCCCTACGGTATTTGCCTATAACAAATGTGATCTTGCCGGACACATGATTCCCGAGGTTCAGGAGAACAGCATTTATTTGGCCGCCAAACCCCGAATCGGTATTGATGAGCTGGTAAGTCTCATCCGGGGCTTTATTTTCAGGGATTATGTTCATTGCGAAATGATGATCCCCTATGACCAAGGCCAGGTGGTATCGTATTTGAACGAGCACGCGGATATTAGGGCAACGGAGTATGAGAATGAAGGAACCCGATTAACACTCGAGTGCAGACAGATGGACTATGAGAAATACCGTGAGTTTGTCATTGAATAA
- a CDS encoding TatD family hydrolase: protein MHPQIIDIGVNLTNRSFHKDREEVIARAEAEGVTPLIITGTSVGGSEEAALLAGFYPGKLYATAGVHPHDVKESTEHTLDRLRELAALPQVVAIGECGLDYNRDFSPRDVQRHWFREQVVLAEELGLPLFLHEREAHSDFAAIMQEHPSMMAKSVVHCFTGTADELHAYLEMGFHIGITGWICDERRGQHLRELVKDIPLDRLMIETDAPYLTPRDLRPKPKDGRNEPAFLAHIVKVIASCMGRELEEVASQTVRTTKAFFNIN from the coding sequence ATGCATCCTCAAATTATAGATATCGGTGTTAACTTAACCAATCGTTCGTTTCATAAGGACCGGGAAGAGGTCATCGCCCGGGCGGAAGCGGAAGGCGTAACCCCGCTCATCATTACCGGAACCAGTGTTGGAGGCAGTGAAGAAGCTGCGCTACTCGCCGGATTTTATCCCGGCAAGCTGTATGCTACAGCGGGTGTGCATCCGCATGATGTGAAGGAATCTACCGAGCATACCTTGGACAGGTTACGTGAGCTGGCCGCTCTGCCGCAGGTGGTGGCGATTGGCGAATGCGGTTTGGATTATAACCGGGATTTTTCGCCGCGGGACGTGCAGCGCCATTGGTTCCGGGAGCAGGTTGTGCTTGCGGAAGAGCTGGGGCTGCCGCTATTCTTACATGAGCGGGAAGCGCATTCTGATTTTGCCGCAATCATGCAAGAGCATCCGTCCATGATGGCTAAATCGGTTGTCCACTGTTTTACAGGGACCGCTGACGAGCTTCATGCTTACCTTGAAATGGGCTTTCACATCGGGATCACCGGCTGGATTTGTGATGAACGGCGCGGACAGCATTTGCGTGAGCTCGTTAAGGATATTCCGCTGGACCGTCTCATGATCGAAACCGACGCACCTTACCTCACCCCTAGAGACTTGCGGCCGAAGCCGAAGGATGGCCGGAACGAGCCTGCTTTTCTAGCGCATATCGTAAAAGTCATTGCTTCCTGTATGGGGCGGGAGCTGGAGGAAGTTGCAAGCCAAACAGTGCGCACGACCAAAGCCTTTTTTAACATAAACTAA
- the phnE gene encoding phosphonate ABC transporter, permease protein PhnE: MKTPVSTAALKPPAPDLNPPRKYKQYAGWLVLIAVLIACSVRTEVTPYQLIRGLPQMGILLQEMFPPDWSYLPTIWGPMLETVQIAILGTTLGGLLAIPVALLCAYNLGLSRFVSFPARMVLNLVRTVPDLLFAAIFVAVFGIGPFAGMLALVFFSFGIIAKLTFEAIEAIDPGPLEAMTAVGANRMQIIMFGVVPQALPYFMSYLLYTFEVNVRAAAVLGLVGAGGIGLLLDRSLGLFRYDRASVIILLTLVIVLVIDYGSTIIRRKLL; this comes from the coding sequence ATGAAGACTCCTGTTTCTACGGCTGCTTTGAAGCCTCCAGCCCCTGACCTCAACCCGCCAAGAAAATATAAACAGTATGCAGGGTGGCTGGTTCTCATCGCCGTGCTCATTGCATGTTCAGTCCGGACAGAGGTAACCCCTTACCAGCTCATCAGAGGGCTGCCACAAATGGGCATCCTGCTGCAGGAAATGTTCCCACCGGATTGGAGCTACCTGCCCACTATTTGGGGACCGATGCTGGAAACCGTCCAGATCGCCATTCTTGGCACGACGCTGGGCGGGCTGCTTGCCATTCCGGTTGCGCTGCTATGCGCTTATAATCTGGGCTTAAGCCGCTTTGTCTCGTTCCCTGCCCGCATGGTGCTGAATCTGGTCCGTACCGTTCCTGATTTGCTGTTTGCGGCTATTTTCGTCGCGGTATTCGGCATCGGGCCATTTGCCGGCATGCTGGCGCTTGTCTTCTTCTCATTTGGCATCATCGCCAAGCTGACCTTTGAGGCCATCGAAGCCATCGATCCTGGTCCGCTGGAAGCCATGACTGCTGTCGGGGCAAACCGGATGCAGATCATTATGTTCGGCGTCGTGCCTCAGGCGCTGCCATACTTTATGTCCTATCTGCTCTATACCTTTGAGGTCAACGTACGGGCAGCGGCCGTACTCGGACTTGTCGGAGCTGGCGGTATTGGACTTTTGCTGGACCGCTCGCTCGGATTGTTCCGCTATGACCGGGCTTCGGTCATCATTCTGCTCACGCTCGTCATCGTGCTGGTCATTGATTACGGCAGTACAATCATCCGGAGGAAACTGCTATGA